A region of Ochotona princeps isolate mOchPri1 chromosome 2, mOchPri1.hap1, whole genome shotgun sequence DNA encodes the following proteins:
- the SMAP2 gene encoding stromal membrane-associated protein 2: MTGKSVKDVDRYQAVLANLLLEEDNKFCADCQSKGPRWASWNIGVFICIRCAGIHRNLGVHISRVKSVNLDQWTQEQIQCMQEMGNGKANRLYEAYLPETFRRPQIDPAVEGFIRDKYEKKKYMDRSLDINAFRKEKDDKWKRGSESVPEKKMEPVVFEKVKMPQKKEDPQLPRKSSPKSTAPVMDLLGLDAPVASSIANSKTSNTLEKDLDLLASVPSPSSVSRKVVGSMPTAGSAGSVPENLNLFPEPGSKSEEVGKKQLSKDSILSLYGSQTPQMPAQAMFMAPAQMAYPAAAYPSFPGVTPPSGIMGSMMPPPVGMVAQPGASGMVAPMAMPAGYMGGMQASMVGVPNGVMATQQAGYMTGMAAVPQTVYGVQPTQQLQWNLTQMTQQMAGMNFYGANGVMSYGQSMSGGNGQAANQTLSPQMWK, encoded by the exons GGCCACGATGGGCCTCCTGGAACATCGGTGTGTTCATCTGCATTCGGTGTGCTGGGATCCACAGGAACCTGGGGGTGCACATATCCAGGGTAAAGTCAGTTAACCTTGACCAATGGACTCAAGAACAGATTCAG TGCATGCAAGAGATGGGGAATGGAAAGGCCAACCGACTTTACGAAGCCTACCTTCCTGAGACATTTCGGCGACCACAGATAGACCC AGCTGTCGAGGGATTTATCCGAGATAAATACGAAAAGAAGAAATACATGGACCGAAGTCTGGATATCAATGCCTTTAGG aaagaaaaagatgacaaATGGAAaagagggagtgaatcagtcccagagaaaaaaatggagcCTGTTGTTTTCGAGAAAGTGAAAATG CCACAGAAAAAAGAAGATCCACAGCTACCTCGGAAAAGCTCCCCGAAATCCACGGCACCTGTCATGGATTTGTTGGGCCTTG ATGCTCCGGTGGCTTCCTCCATTGCAAACAGTAAGACCAGCAATACCCTAGAGAAGGATTTAGATCTTTTGGCCTCTGTTCCGTCTCCTTCTTCAGTTTCCAGAAAG GTTGTAGGTTCCATGCCAACTGCAGGGAGTGCCGGCTCTGTTCCCGAAAACCTCAACCTGTTTCCAGAGCCAGGGAGCAAATCTGAAGAAGTGGGCAAGAAACAGCTCTCTAAAGACTCTATCCTCTCTCTGTATGGATCCCAGACGCCGCAGATGCCTGCTCAGG CAATGTTCATGGCTCCAGCTCAGATGGCATATCCTGCAGCAGCATATCCCAGCTTCCCTGGGGTCACACCTCCTAGTGGCATCATGGGAAGCATGATGCCCCCACCAGTAGGCATGGTAGCTCAACCAGGAGCATCTGGAATGGTTGCCCCCATGGCCATGCCTGCAGGCTACATGGGTGGCATGCAGGCATCAATGGTGGGCGTGCCGAATGGGGTGATGGCCACCCAGCAGGCTGGCTACATGACAGGCATGGCAGCTGTGCCCCAGACTGTGTATGGGGTTCAGCCCACTCAGCAGCTGCAGTGGAACCTCACTCAG ATGACACAGCAGATGGCCGGGATGAACTTCTACGGAGCCAACGGCGTGATGAGCTACGGACAGTCCATGAGCGGTGGAAACGGACAGGCAGCAAATCAAACTCTCAGCCCACAGATGTGGAAATAA